A single Scleropages formosus chromosome 4, fSclFor1.1, whole genome shotgun sequence DNA region contains:
- the LOC108934158 gene encoding RNA-binding protein 27-like codes for MLGGNPEAALIEYAANEEAGRAISSTEAVLNNYFIRLRWYQEDSEQLFLLPQQNVPVPCSNSVVEVTSESSGETVKAQKAKKRKQDTLKLHQYRTKKKQEMLEIQIKCQKALINKLQKNKDMTPEERANVMKTFKELMDKISLLKEELKQAAKTNRVF; via the exons ATGCTCGGTGGCAACCCAGAGGCAGCGCTCATCGAGTACGCAGCCAACGAAGAGGCGGGCCGGGCCATCTCCAGCACAGAAGCTGTGCTCAACAACTACTTCATCAGGCTCCGCTGGTACCAGGAGGACAGTGAGCAGTTGTTTCTGCTGCCACAGCAGAACGTTCCAGTGCCCTGCAGTAACTCGGTCGTGGAGGTGACTTCAGAGTCATCTGGGGAAACTGTTAAAGCTCAGAAAGCCAAGAAGAGGAAGCAG GACACATTAAAGTTACACCAGTACAGGACgaagaagaagcaggagatGCTGGAAATTCAGATAAAATGTCAGAAG GCACTTATTAATAAGCTGCAGAAGAACAAGGACATGACGCCAGAGGAGAGAGCCAACGTCATGAAGACGTTCAAGGAGCTCATGGACAAGATTTCCCTGTTAAAGGAGGAACTGAAGCAAGCAGCCAAGACGAAT cgtgttttttaa
- the LOC108934159 gene encoding RNA-binding protein 27-like: MAEGRDDRRSRPSSKMFDNETRALCNWKRLDRKRKCHRKGSKGYNQRKGVCGPTRSRSRSRSRGRSRRRCRSKGRSRGRSREHRSQTSWKKRDPKGRNPLKPLPAMPSTQSWVSSVGLTASSSAESRSRNHTVPNGGRKAALKHCCRYYDVKGVSVHDELCPFDHGSESITVDDSASPVMNPLLPWSSMSLPPITTLPVGVRMPATPHNQPLLPDPFPGSGQESTSVATPRTTTAGGRARGGP; this comes from the exons ATGGCTGAGGGTAGAGATGACAGAAGAAGTCGTCCTTCGAGTAAAATGTTTGACAATGAAACGAG GGCTCTCTGCAATTGGAAGAGACTTGACCGCAAAAGAAAGTGCCACAGGAAGGGCAGCAAGGGGTACAACCAGCGCAAGGGCGTTTGTGGTCCGACtcggagcaggagcaggagcaggagccgAGGCAGGAGCAGGCGCAGATGCAGGAGCAAGGGCAGGAGCAGGGGTAGGAGCCGGG AACATCGGTCCCAGACCAGCTGGAAGAAAAGGGATCCAAAGGGCCGTAATCCCCTGAAGCCTCTTCCAGCCATGCCATCCACTCAGTCCTGGGTCTCCTCGGTGGGGCTCACCGCAAGCAGCTCCGCCGAGAGCCGGTCTCGTAACCACACCGTTCCAAACGGGGGCAGGAAGGCGGCGCTCAAGCATTGTTGCCGTTACTATGATG TGAAGGGAGTCAGTGTCCATGATGAGCTGTGTCCTTTCGATCACGGCAGTGAGTCCATAACAGTGGATGACAGTGCATCGCCCGTGATGAACCCTTTACTGCCTTGGTCCAGCATGTCCTTGCCACCCATTACCACTCTGCCTGTTGGGGTCAGGATGCCAGCAACTCCTCACAACCAGCCCCTACTGCCTGACCCGTTTCCTGGATCTG gtcaggagtcCACGTCTGTGGCCACACCTCGAACCACAACAGCAGGCGGAAGGGCGAGAGGAGGCCCCTAG
- the plac8l1 gene encoding PLAC8-like protein 1, producing the protein MQDTEDIPAIMATSGDFPTSAAAEEAASQTGSMQEQPGGKVDLTVTEQPGLGVTTTTMTTITQTGGGWSTGLFNVCGDMTTCLLGAFVPCCLDLNLAHQYGECLCLPLLPGSTFAMRVGIRERFKIRGSVCEDWLAVYCCYPLAVCQMIREMKRRLSSQVYQVSTMLQSS; encoded by the exons atgcaggACACCGAAGACATCCCGGCAATAATGGC CACCTCGGGTGACTTCCCCACCAGCGCTGCAGCTGAAGAAGCTGCTTCTCAGACAGGGAGCATGCAGGAGCAACCGGGAGGCAAGGTGGACCTAACCGTCACTGAGCAGCCTGGCCTGGGAGTCACCACAACAACCATGACAACCATAACTCAGACCGGAGGTGGCTGGAGCACGGGGCTCTTTAACGTGTGTGGGGACATGACCACAT GCCTCCTAGGTGCCTTTGTCCCCTGCTGCCTGGACCTCAATTTGGCGCACCAGTATGGAGAGTGTTTGTGTCTTCCGCTGCTCCCTGGGTCCACGTTTGCCATGCGTGTGGGCATTAGGGAGAGATTCAAGATAAGG GGCAGCGTGTGCGAGGACTGGCTGGCTGTGTACTGCTGCTACCCTCTGGCGGTGTGCCAAATGATCCGCGAGATGAAGAGGAGGCTGAGCAGCCAGGTGTACCAGGTGTCCACGATGCTGCAGAGCTCATGA